The following proteins are co-located in the Thermus thermophilus HB8 genome:
- the rpsC gene encoding 30S ribosomal protein S3, with amino-acid sequence MGNKIHPIGFRLGITRDWESRWYAGKKQYRHLLLEDQRIRGLLEKELYSAGLARVDIERAADNVAVTVHVAKPGVVIGRGGERIRVLREELAKLTGKNVALNVQEVQNPNLSAPLVAQRVAEQIERRFAVRRAIKQAVQRVMESGAKGAKVIVSGRIGGAEQARTEWAAQGRVPLHTLRANIDYGFALARTTYGVLGVKAYIFLGEVIGGQKPKARPELPKAEERPRRRRPAVRVKKEE; translated from the coding sequence ATGGGAAATAAGATCCACCCCATCGGTTTCCGGCTCGGCATCACCCGGGACTGGGAGTCCCGCTGGTACGCCGGCAAGAAGCAGTACCGCCACCTGCTCCTCGAAGACCAGAGGATCCGGGGCCTTTTGGAGAAGGAGCTCTACTCGGCGGGCCTCGCCCGGGTGGACATTGAGCGGGCCGCCGACAACGTGGCCGTGACCGTCCACGTGGCCAAGCCCGGGGTGGTCATCGGCCGGGGTGGCGAGCGGATCCGGGTGCTCCGGGAGGAGCTGGCCAAGCTCACCGGCAAGAACGTGGCCCTGAACGTCCAGGAGGTGCAGAACCCCAACCTCTCCGCCCCCCTCGTGGCCCAGCGGGTGGCGGAGCAGATTGAGCGCCGCTTCGCCGTGCGCCGGGCCATCAAGCAGGCGGTTCAGCGGGTTATGGAGTCCGGGGCCAAGGGGGCCAAGGTGATCGTCTCCGGCCGCATCGGCGGGGCCGAGCAGGCGCGCACCGAGTGGGCCGCCCAGGGGCGGGTGCCCCTCCACACCCTGCGTGCTAACATAGACTACGGCTTTGCCTTGGCCCGGACCACCTACGGCGTCCTCGGGGTCAAGGCCTACATCTTCCTGGGCGAGGTGATCGGCGGCCAGAAGCCCAAGGCCCGGCCCGAGCTGCCGAAGGCCGAGGAGAG
- the rplV gene encoding 50S ribosomal protein L22 has product MEAKAIARYVRISPRKVRLVVDLIRGKSLEEARNILRYTNKRGAYFVAKVLESAAANAVNNHDMLEDRLYVKAAYVDEGPALKRVLPRARGRADIIKKRTSHITVILGEKHGK; this is encoded by the coding sequence ATGGAAGCGAAAGCGATCGCCCGATACGTGCGCATCTCCCCGCGGAAGGTCCGCCTGGTGGTGGACCTGATCCGGGGAAAGAGCCTCGAGGAGGCCCGCAACATCCTGCGCTACACCAACAAGCGGGGGGCTTACTTCGTGGCCAAGGTGCTGGAGTCCGCCGCCGCCAACGCGGTCAACAACCACGACATGCTGGAGGACCGGCTTTACGTGAAGGCGGCCTACGTGGACGAAGGCCCCGCCCTGAAGCGGGTGCTTCCCAGGGCCCGGGGCCGGGCGGACATCATCAAGAAGAGGACCAGCCACATCACCGTGATCCTGGGGGAGAAGCATGGGAAATAA
- the rpsS gene encoding 30S ribosomal protein S19 — protein sequence MPRSLKKGVFVDDHLLEKVLELNAKGEKRLIKTWSRRSTIVPEMVGHTIAVYNGKQHVPVYITENMVGHKLGEFAPTRTYRGHGKEAKATKKK from the coding sequence ATGCCGCGTAGTCTCAAGAAAGGCGTCTTCGTAGACGACCACCTCTTGGAGAAGGTCCTGGAGCTCAACGCCAAGGGGGAGAAGCGGCTCATCAAGACCTGGAGCCGCCGCTCCACCATCGTGCCCGAGATGGTGGGGCACACCATCGCGGTCTACAACGGCAAGCAGCACGTGCCCGTCTACATCACCGAGAACATGGTGGGGCACAAGCTGGGGGAGTTCGCCCCCACCCGGACCTACCGGGGGCACGGCAAAGAGGCCAAGGCCACCAAGAAGAAGTAG
- the rplB gene encoding 50S ribosomal protein L2, which produces MAVKKFKPYTPSRRFMTVADFSEITKTEPEKSLVKPLKKTGGRNNQGRITVRFRGGGHKRLYRIIDFKRWDKVGIPAKVAAIEYDPNRSARIALLHYVDGEKRYIIAPDGLQVGQQVVAGPDAPIQVGNALPLRFIPVGTVVHAVELEPKKGAKLARAAGTSAQIQGREGDYVILRLPSGELRKVHGECYATVGAVGNADHKNIVLGKAGRSRWLGRRPHVRGAAMNPVDHPHGGGEGRAPRGRPPASPWGWQTKGLKTRKRRKPSSRFIIARRKK; this is translated from the coding sequence ATGGCCGTTAAGAAGTTCAAACCCTACACCCCGAGCCGCCGCTTCATGACGGTGGCCGACTTCTCCGAGATCACCAAGACGGAGCCCGAGAAGTCCCTGGTCAAGCCCCTGAAGAAGACGGGGGGGCGGAACAACCAGGGGCGGATCACGGTGCGCTTCCGCGGCGGCGGCCACAAGCGCTTGTACCGCATCATTGACTTCAAGCGCTGGGACAAGGTGGGCATCCCCGCCAAGGTGGCGGCCATTGAGTACGACCCCAACCGCTCGGCCCGCATCGCCCTGCTCCACTACGTGGACGGGGAGAAGCGGTACATCATCGCCCCGGACGGCCTCCAGGTGGGGCAGCAGGTGGTGGCGGGTCCCGACGCCCCCATTCAGGTGGGCAACGCCCTGCCCCTGCGCTTCATCCCCGTGGGCACCGTGGTCCACGCCGTGGAGCTTGAGCCCAAGAAGGGGGCCAAGCTGGCCCGCGCCGCCGGGACCAGCGCCCAGATCCAGGGCAGGGAAGGGGATTACGTGATCCTGCGCCTGCCTTCCGGGGAGCTTAGGAAGGTGCACGGGGAGTGCTACGCCACGGTGGGCGCCGTGGGCAACGCCGACCACAAGAACATCGTCCTGGGCAAGGCGGGCCGCAGCCGCTGGCTCGGCCGCAGGCCTCACGTCCGCGGCGCCGCCATGAACCCGGTGGACCACCCCCACGGCGGCGGCGAGGGCCGGGCGCCCCGGGGTCGTCCTCCCGCCTCGCCTTGGGGCTGGCAGACCAAGGGGCTCAAGACCAGGAAGCGGCGTAAGCCTTCCAGCCGCTTCATCATCGCCCGTCGCAAGAAGTGA
- a CDS encoding 50S ribosomal protein L23, whose amino-acid sequence MKTAYDVILAPVLSEKAYAGFAEGKYTFWVHPKATKTEIKNAVETAFKVKVVKVNTLHVRGKKKRLGRYLGKRPDRKKAIVQVAPGQKIEALEGLI is encoded by the coding sequence GTGAAGACCGCCTACGACGTGATCCTGGCCCCGGTGCTTTCGGAGAAGGCCTATGCGGGCTTCGCCGAGGGCAAGTACACCTTCTGGGTGCACCCCAAGGCCACCAAGACCGAGATCAAGAACGCCGTGGAGACGGCCTTCAAGGTCAAGGTGGTCAAGGTGAACACCCTCCACGTGCGGGGCAAGAAGAAGCGGCTTGGGCGCTACCTGGGCAAGCGCCCCGACAGGAAGAAGGCCATCGTTCAGGTGGCCCCCGGGCAGAAGATTGAGGCCCTGGAGGGCCTCATCTAG
- the rplD gene encoding 50S ribosomal protein L4 produces MYQIPVLSPSGRRELAADLPAEINPHLLWEVVRWQLAKRRRGTASTKTRGEVAYSGRKIWPQKHTGRARHGDIGAPIFVGGGVVFGPKPRDYSYTLPKKVRKKGLAMAVADRAREGKLLLVEAFAGVNGKTKEFLAWAKEAGLDGSESVLLVTGNELVRRAARNLPWVVTLAPEGLNVYDIVRTERLVMDLDAWEVFQNRIGGEA; encoded by the coding sequence GTGTACCAGATTCCCGTCCTTTCCCCTAGCGGCAGGCGCGAGCTTGCCGCCGACCTGCCCGCGGAGATCAACCCCCACCTCCTCTGGGAGGTGGTCCGGTGGCAGCTGGCCAAGCGCCGCCGGGGCACCGCCAGCACCAAGACCCGGGGCGAGGTGGCCTACTCCGGCCGGAAGATCTGGCCGCAGAAGCACACCGGCCGTGCCCGCCACGGCGACATCGGCGCCCCCATCTTCGTGGGCGGCGGCGTGGTCTTCGGTCCCAAGCCCCGGGACTACAGCTACACCCTGCCCAAGAAGGTCCGGAAGAAGGGGCTCGCCATGGCCGTGGCCGACCGGGCCCGGGAGGGGAAGCTCCTCCTCGTGGAGGCGTTTGCCGGGGTCAACGGCAAGACCAAGGAGTTCCTGGCCTGGGCCAAGGAGGCGGGCCTGGACGGCTCCGAGAGCGTCCTCCTGGTGACCGGAAACGAGCTGGTCCGCCGGGCGGCCCGCAACCTGCCCTGGGTGGTGACCCTGGCCCCGGAGGGGCTCAACGTCTACGACATCGTCCGTACGGAGCGGCTGGTCATGGACCTGGACGCTTGGGAGGTCTTCCAGAACCGCATAGGGGGTGAGGCGTGA
- the rplC gene encoding 50S ribosomal protein L3, which translates to MKGILGVKVGMTRIFRDDRAVPVTVILAGPCPVVQRRTPEKDGYTAVQLGFLPQNPKRVNRPLKGHFAKAGVEPVRILREIRDFNPEGDTVTVEIFKPGERVDVTGTSKGRGFAGVMKRWNFAGGPDSHGAHKIHRHPGSIGNRKTPGRVYKGKKMAGHYGAERVTVMNLEVVDVIPEENLLLVKGAVPGPNGGLVIVRETKKAAK; encoded by the coding sequence GTGAAGGGCATCTTGGGCGTCAAGGTGGGCATGACCCGCATCTTCCGCGACGACCGCGCCGTCCCCGTCACGGTCATCCTTGCGGGGCCGTGCCCCGTGGTGCAGCGCCGCACCCCGGAGAAGGACGGCTACACCGCGGTGCAGCTGGGCTTCCTTCCCCAAAACCCCAAGCGGGTGAACCGCCCCCTTAAGGGGCACTTCGCCAAGGCCGGGGTGGAGCCCGTGCGCATCCTGCGGGAGATCCGGGACTTCAACCCCGAAGGCGACACGGTCACGGTGGAGATCTTCAAGCCCGGGGAGCGCGTGGACGTGACGGGCACCTCCAAGGGCCGGGGCTTCGCCGGCGTGATGAAGCGCTGGAACTTCGCGGGCGGCCCCGACTCCCACGGCGCCCACAAGATCCACCGCCACCCCGGCTCCATCGGGAACCGCAAGACCCCCGGTCGCGTCTACAAGGGCAAGAAGATGGCGGGCCACTACGGGGCCGAGCGCGTGACGGTCATGAACCTCGAGGTGGTGGACGTCATCCCCGAGGAGAACCTGCTTTTGGTCAAGGGGGCCGTCCCCGGTCCCAACGGCGGCCTGGTCATCGTCCGCGAGACCAAGAAGGCGGCCAAGTGA
- the rpsJ gene encoding 30S ribosomal protein S10 yields MPKIRIKLRGFDHKTLDASAQKIVEAARRSGAQVSGPIPLPTRVRRFTVIRGPFKHKDSREHFELRTHNRLVDIINPNRKTIEQLMTLDLPTGVEIEIKTVGGGR; encoded by the coding sequence ATGCCCAAGATCCGCATCAAGCTCCGGGGTTTTGACCACAAGACCCTGGACGCCTCGGCCCAGAAGATCGTGGAGGCGGCCCGGCGTTCCGGGGCCCAGGTCTCCGGCCCCATCCCCCTACCCACCCGGGTGCGCCGCTTCACCGTGATCCGGGGGCCCTTCAAGCACAAGGACTCCCGGGAGCACTTTGAGCTGCGCACCCACAACCGGCTTGTGGACATCATCAACCCCAACCGGAAGACCATTGAGCAGCTCATGACCCTGGACCTGCCCACCGGGGTGGAGATTGAGATCAAGACCGTAGGAGGTGGCCGGTGA
- the tuf gene encoding elongation factor Tu encodes MAKGEFVRTKPHVNVGTIGHVDHGKTTLTAALTYVAAAENPNVEVKDYGDIDKAPEERARGITINTAHVEYETAKRHYSHVDCPGHADYIKNMITGAAQMDGAILVVSAADGPMPQTREHILLARQVGVPYIVVFMNKVDMVDDPELLDLVEMEVRDLLNQYEFPGDEVPVIRGSALLALEQMHRNPKTRRGENEWVDKIWELLDAIDEYIPTPVRDVDKPFLMPVEDVFTITGRGTVATGRIERGKVKVGDEVEIVGLAPETRRTVVTGVEMHRKTLQEGIAGDNVGVLLRGVSREEVERGQVLAKPGSITPHTKFEASVYVLKKEEGGRHTGFFSGYRPQFYFRTTDVTGVVQLPPGVEMVMPGDNVTFTVELIKPVALEEGLRFAIREGGRTVGAGVVTKILE; translated from the coding sequence ATGGCGAAGGGCGAGTTTGTTCGGACGAAGCCTCACGTGAACGTGGGGACGATTGGGCACGTGGACCACGGGAAGACGACGCTGACGGCGGCGTTGACGTATGTGGCGGCGGCGGAGAACCCGAATGTAGAGGTTAAGGACTACGGGGACATTGACAAGGCGCCGGAGGAGCGTGCGCGGGGGATTACGATCAACACGGCGCACGTGGAGTACGAGACGGCGAAGCGGCACTATTCCCACGTGGATTGCCCTGGGCACGCGGACTACATCAAGAACATGATCACGGGTGCCGCGCAGATGGACGGGGCGATCCTTGTGGTGTCGGCGGCGGACGGGCCGATGCCGCAGACGCGGGAGCACATTTTGCTGGCGCGGCAGGTGGGGGTGCCGTACATTGTGGTGTTCATGAACAAGGTGGACATGGTGGACGACCCCGAGTTGCTGGACCTGGTGGAGATGGAGGTGCGGGACCTTTTGAACCAGTACGAGTTTCCTGGGGACGAGGTTCCGGTGATTCGGGGGAGTGCTCTTTTGGCGCTTGAGCAGATGCACAGGAACCCGAAGACGAGGCGTGGGGAGAACGAGTGGGTGGACAAGATTTGGGAGCTGTTGGACGCGATTGACGAGTACATTCCCACGCCGGTGCGGGACGTGGACAAGCCGTTCTTGATGCCGGTGGAGGACGTGTTTACGATCACGGGTCGTGGGACGGTGGCCACGGGTCGGATTGAGCGGGGCAAGGTGAAGGTTGGGGACGAGGTGGAGATTGTGGGCCTTGCTCCGGAGACGCGGAGGACGGTGGTGACGGGTGTGGAGATGCACCGGAAGACCTTGCAGGAGGGGATTGCTGGGGACAATGTGGGGGTGCTCCTGCGGGGTGTGAGCCGGGAGGAGGTGGAGCGGGGGCAGGTGCTGGCGAAGCCTGGGAGCATTACGCCGCACACGAAGTTTGAGGCCTCGGTGTATGTGTTGAAGAAGGAGGAGGGTGGACGGCACACGGGGTTTTTTTCGGGGTACCGTCCGCAGTTTTACTTTCGGACGACGGACGTGACGGGGGTGGTGCAGTTGCCTCCGGGCGTGGAGATGGTGATGCCTGGGGACAACGTGACGTTTACGGTGGAGCTGATCAAGCCGGTGGCGCTGGAGGAGGGTTTGCGGTTTGCCATCCGTGAGGGTGGGCGGACCGTGGGCGCCGGCGTCGTCACCAAGATCCTGGAGTGA
- the fusA gene encoding elongation factor G: MAVKVEYDLKRLRNIGIAAHIDAGKTTTTERILYYTGRIHKIGEVHEGAATMDFMEQERERGITITAAVTTCFWKDHRINIIDTPGHVDFTIEVERSMRVLDGAIVVFDSSQGVEPQSETVWRQAEKYKVPRIAFANKMDKTGADLWLVIRTMQERLGARPVVMQLPIGREDTFSGIIDVLRMKAYTYGNDLGTDIREIPIPEEYLDQAREYHEKLVEVAADFDENIMLKYLEGEEPTEEELVAAIRKGTIDLKITPVFLGSALKNKGVQLLLDAVVDYLPSPLDIPPIKGTTPEGEVVEIHPDPNGPLAALAFKIMADPYVGRLTFIRVYSGTLTSGSYVYNTTKGRKERVARLLRMHANHREEVEELKAGDLGAVVGLKETITGDTLVGEDAPRVILESIEVPEPVIDVAIEPKTKADQEKLSQALARLAEEDPTFRVSTHPETGQTIISGMGELHLEIIVDRLKREFKVDANVGKPQVAYRETITKPVDVEGKFIRQTGGRGQYGHVKIKVEPLPRGSGFEFVNAIVGGVIPKEYIPAVQKGIEEAMQSGPLIGFPVVDIKVTLYDGSYHEVDSSEMAFKIAGSMAIKEAVQKGDPVILEPIMRVEVTTPEEYMGDVIGDLNARRGQILGMEPRGNAQVIRAFVPLAEMFGYATDLRSKTQGRGSFVMFFDHYQEVPKQVQEKLIKGQ, from the coding sequence ATGGCGGTCAAGGTAGAGTACGACCTCAAGCGGCTCCGGAACATCGGCATCGCCGCCCACATTGACGCGGGCAAGACCACCACCACCGAGCGCATCCTCTACTACACGGGCCGGATCCACAAGATCGGCGAGGTCCACGAGGGCGCCGCCACCATGGACTTCATGGAGCAGGAGCGGGAGCGGGGCATCACCATCACCGCCGCCGTGACCACCTGCTTCTGGAAGGACCACCGCATCAACATCATCGACACCCCGGGCCACGTGGACTTCACCATTGAGGTGGAGCGCTCCATGCGGGTCCTGGACGGGGCCATCGTGGTCTTTGACTCCAGCCAGGGGGTGGAGCCCCAGTCGGAGACCGTCTGGCGCCAGGCGGAGAAGTACAAGGTCCCCCGCATCGCCTTCGCCAACAAGATGGACAAGACCGGGGCCGACCTCTGGCTCGTGATCCGCACCATGCAGGAGCGCCTGGGGGCGCGCCCGGTGGTGATGCAGCTCCCCATCGGCCGGGAGGACACCTTCTCGGGGATCATTGACGTCCTCCGGATGAAGGCCTACACCTACGGCAACGACCTGGGCACGGACATCCGCGAGATCCCCATCCCCGAGGAGTACCTGGACCAGGCCCGGGAGTACCACGAGAAGCTCGTGGAGGTGGCCGCCGACTTTGACGAGAACATCATGCTGAAGTACCTCGAGGGCGAGGAGCCCACCGAGGAAGAGCTGGTGGCCGCCATCCGCAAGGGCACCATTGACCTCAAGATCACCCCCGTCTTCCTGGGCTCCGCCCTGAAGAACAAGGGCGTCCAGCTCCTCCTGGACGCGGTGGTGGACTACCTGCCCTCCCCCTTGGACATCCCCCCCATCAAGGGCACCACCCCTGAGGGCGAGGTGGTGGAGATCCACCCCGACCCCAATGGCCCCTTGGCGGCCTTGGCCTTCAAGATCATGGCCGACCCCTACGTGGGCCGCCTCACCTTCATCCGCGTCTACTCGGGGACCCTCACCTCGGGCTCCTACGTCTACAACACCACCAAGGGCCGCAAGGAACGGGTGGCCCGGCTCCTCCGCATGCACGCCAACCACCGGGAGGAGGTGGAGGAGCTCAAGGCGGGCGACCTGGGCGCCGTGGTGGGCCTCAAGGAGACGATCACCGGGGACACCCTGGTGGGCGAGGACGCGCCCCGGGTGATCCTGGAGTCCATTGAGGTGCCCGAGCCCGTGATTGACGTGGCCATTGAGCCCAAGACCAAGGCCGACCAGGAGAAGCTTTCCCAGGCCCTGGCCCGCCTGGCGGAGGAGGACCCCACCTTCCGCGTCTCCACCCACCCCGAGACCGGCCAGACCATCATCAGTGGGATGGGCGAGCTCCACCTGGAGATCATCGTGGACCGGCTCAAGCGGGAGTTCAAGGTGGACGCCAACGTGGGCAAGCCCCAGGTGGCGTACCGGGAGACCATCACCAAGCCGGTGGACGTGGAGGGCAAGTTCATCCGCCAGACCGGCGGCCGCGGCCAGTACGGCCACGTGAAGATCAAGGTGGAGCCCCTCCCCCGGGGCTCGGGCTTTGAGTTCGTCAACGCCATCGTGGGCGGGGTGATCCCCAAGGAGTACATCCCCGCCGTGCAGAAGGGGATCGAGGAGGCCATGCAGTCCGGGCCCCTTATCGGCTTCCCCGTGGTGGACATCAAGGTCACCCTTTACGACGGCTCCTACCACGAGGTGGACTCCTCCGAGATGGCCTTTAAGATCGCCGGCTCCATGGCCATCAAGGAGGCGGTGCAGAAGGGGGACCCGGTGATCCTCGAGCCCATCATGCGGGTGGAGGTCACCACCCCCGAGGAGTACATGGGGGACGTCATCGGCGACCTGAACGCCCGGCGGGGGCAGATCCTGGGGATGGAGCCCCGGGGCAACGCCCAGGTGATCCGGGCCTTCGTGCCCTTGGCGGAGATGTTCGGCTACGCCACGGACCTGCGCTCCAAGACCCAGGGGCGAGGCTCCTTCGTCATGTTCTTTGACCACTACCAGGAGGTGCCCAAGCAGGTCCAGGAGAAGCTCATCAAGGGTCAATAG
- the rpsG gene encoding 30S ribosomal protein S7: MARRRRAEVRQLQPDLVYGDVLVTAFINKIMRDGKKNLAARIFYDACKIIQEKTGQEPLKVFKQAVENVKPRMEVRSRRVGGANYQVPMEVSPRRQQSLALRWLVQAANQRPERRAAVRIAHELMDAAEGKGGAVKKKEDVERMAEANRAYAHYRW; this comes from the coding sequence ATGGCACGGAGAAGGAGAGCAGAGGTCCGTCAGCTCCAGCCCGACCTGGTCTACGGGGACGTGCTGGTCACGGCCTTCATCAACAAGATCATGCGGGACGGGAAGAAGAACCTGGCCGCCCGCATCTTCTACGACGCCTGCAAGATCATCCAGGAGAAGACCGGCCAGGAGCCCCTCAAGGTCTTCAAGCAGGCGGTGGAGAACGTCAAGCCCCGGATGGAGGTCCGTTCCCGCCGCGTGGGCGGGGCCAACTACCAGGTCCCCATGGAGGTCTCCCCGAGGCGCCAGCAGTCCCTGGCCTTGAGGTGGCTCGTTCAGGCGGCCAACCAGCGCCCCGAGCGGCGCGCGGCGGTGCGCATCGCCCACGAGCTGATGGACGCCGCCGAAGGTAAGGGCGGGGCGGTGAAGAAGAAGGAGGACGTGGAGCGGATGGCCGAGGCGAACCGGGCCTACGCCCACTACCGGTGGTGA
- the rpsL gene encoding 30S ribosomal protein S12: MVALPTINQLVRKGREKVRKKSKVPALKGAPFRRGVCTVVRTVTPKKPNSALRKVAKVRLTSGYEVTAYIPGEGHNLQEHSVVLIRGGRVKDLPGVRYHIVRGVYDAAGVKDRKKSRSKYGTKKPKEAAKTAAKK, from the coding sequence GTGGTGGCACTGCCGACGATCAATCAGCTCGTCCGAAAGGGCCGCGAGAAGGTCCGCAAAAAGAGCAAGGTTCCGGCGCTGAAGGGGGCGCCCTTCCGCCGGGGGGTGTGCACCGTGGTGCGCACCGTCACCCCCAAGAAGCCCAACTCGGCGCTCCGTAAGGTGGCCAAGGTGCGCCTCACCTCCGGCTACGAGGTGACCGCCTACATCCCCGGCGAGGGGCACAACCTTCAGGAGCACTCGGTGGTCCTCATCCGGGGCGGCCGTGTGAAGGACCTGCCGGGCGTGCGCTACCACATCGTGCGCGGGGTCTACGACGCCGCCGGGGTGAAGGACCGGAAGAAGAGCCGCTCCAAGTACGGGACCAAGAAGCCCAAGGAGGCGGCCAAGACCGCGGCCAAGAAGTAG
- a CDS encoding M20 family metallopeptidase, whose translation MESLRWMEARLPEILKDLEAFVRRESPSGDLEGLEAAARFLEEAFGPLEGRLSRKDTPAGPVLLLKREGEGAPVLLLCHYDTVHPKGSFPEPFRLEREKAIGPGVYDMKGGIIALLYALRYAEATGRRLPALEVLFTPDEEVGSPESRPLIEAAAKKARAVLVLEPPTAEGHLKVARKGVGLYRLRAIGKAAHQGVEPEKGVNAILELAHQVLKVAALEDREKGTTLGPNRIRGGTATNVVAEEAEVEIDLRAWTLEEVQRVEEGLKALKPVLPGARLVLSGGLNRPPMEPTEASLALFAKARAIGEALGLRLEPGRVGGGSDGNFTAALGVPTLDGLGLFGGNAHQKTEYVVVPEIPRRTALLAELLAAL comes from the coding sequence ATGGAAAGCCTTCGCTGGATGGAAGCCCGCCTCCCCGAGATCCTCAAGGACCTGGAGGCCTTCGTCCGCCGGGAGTCCCCCTCGGGGGACCTGGAGGGCCTGGAGGCCGCCGCCCGCTTCCTGGAGGAGGCCTTCGGGCCCCTCGAGGGCCGCCTCTCCCGCAAGGACACCCCCGCGGGCCCCGTCCTCCTCCTCAAGCGGGAGGGCGAGGGCGCCCCCGTGCTCCTCCTCTGCCACTACGACACCGTCCACCCCAAGGGGAGCTTCCCCGAGCCCTTCCGCCTGGAGCGGGAGAAGGCCATTGGTCCCGGGGTCTACGACATGAAGGGGGGGATCATCGCCCTCCTCTACGCCCTGCGCTACGCCGAGGCCACGGGGCGGAGGCTTCCCGCCCTCGAGGTCCTCTTCACCCCCGACGAGGAGGTGGGCTCCCCGGAAAGCCGCCCCCTCATTGAGGCCGCCGCCAAGAAGGCCCGGGCGGTGCTGGTCCTGGAACCCCCCACCGCGGAAGGCCACCTGAAGGTGGCCCGCAAGGGGGTAGGGCTTTACCGGCTTAGGGCCATCGGCAAGGCCGCCCACCAGGGGGTGGAGCCGGAGAAAGGGGTGAACGCCATCCTGGAGCTCGCCCACCAGGTCCTCAAGGTGGCGGCCCTGGAGGACCGGGAGAAGGGGACCACCCTGGGGCCGAACCGCATCCGGGGCGGCACGGCCACCAACGTGGTGGCCGAGGAGGCGGAGGTGGAGATTGACCTCAGGGCCTGGACCCTGGAGGAGGTGCAGCGGGTGGAGGAAGGGCTTAAGGCCCTAAAGCCCGTCCTGCCGGGGGCCAGGCTCGTGCTCTCGGGTGGCCTCAACCGCCCCCCCATGGAGCCCACGGAGGCAAGCCTCGCCCTCTTCGCCAAGGCCCGGGCCATCGGGGAGGCCCTTGGCCTGAGGCTCGAGCCCGGCCGGGTGGGCGGGGGGTCGGACGGGAACTTCACCGCCGCCCTGGGAGTGCCCACCCTGGACGGCCTGGGGCTTTTCGGGGGCAACGCCCACCAGAAGACGGAGTACGTGGTGGTGCCGGAGATCCCCCGCCGCACCGCCCTCCTCGCCGAGCTTCTCGCCGCCCTATGA
- a CDS encoding YbaK/EbsC family protein, giving the protein MSLSPSARRVQGALETRGFGHLKVVELPASTRTAKEAAQAVGAEVGQIVKSLVFVGEKGAYLFLVSGKNRLDLGKATRLVGGPLRQATPEEVRELTGFAIGGVPPVGHNTPLPAYLDEDLLGYPEVWAAGGTPRALFRATPKELLALTGAQVADLKEG; this is encoded by the coding sequence ATGAGCCTCTCCCCCTCCGCCCGACGGGTCCAAGGGGCCCTCGAGACCCGGGGCTTCGGCCACCTGAAGGTGGTGGAGCTTCCCGCCTCCACCCGCACCGCCAAAGAGGCCGCCCAGGCCGTGGGGGCGGAGGTGGGGCAGATCGTGAAGAGCCTGGTCTTCGTTGGGGAAAAGGGCGCCTACCTCTTCCTGGTGAGCGGGAAGAACCGGCTGGATCTGGGAAAAGCCACGCGTCTAGTGGGCGGCCCCTTGCGCCAGGCCACGCCGGAGGAGGTGCGGGAGCTCACCGGCTTCGCCATCGGGGGCGTCCCCCCGGTGGGGCACAACACGCCCTTGCCCGCCTACCTGGACGAGGACCTCCTGGGCTACCCCGAGGTCTGGGCGGCCGGAGGCACCCCTAGGGCCCTTTTCCGGGCCACCCCCAAGGAGCTCCTCGCCCTCACCGGGGCCCAGGTGGCGGACCTGAAGGAGGGATAG